In Enterobacter cloacae, the following are encoded in one genomic region:
- a CDS encoding bifunctional aspartokinase II/homoserine dehydrogenase II: MSVIAQAGAKGRQLHKFGGSSLADVKCYLRVAGIMTEYSQPGDMMVVSAAGSTTNQLISWLKLSQTDRLSAHQVQQSLRRYQSELIAGLLPADVADGLISAFTHDLERLAALLDSGITDAVYAEVVGHGEVWSARLMAAVLQHLGVDAAWLDARDFLRAERAAQPQVDEGLSYPLLQQLLVQHPGKRIVVTGFISRSNAGETVLLGRNGSDYSATQIGALAGVSRVTIWSDVAGVYSADPRKVKDACLLPLLRLDEASELARLAAPVLHARTLQPVSGSDIDLQLRCSYTPDQGSTRIERVLASGTGARIVTSHDDICLIEFQVPAGQDFKLAHKDIDLILKRAQVRPLAVGVHNDRQLLQFCYTAEVADSALKILDEAGLPGELRLRQGLALIAMVGAGVTRNPLHCHRFWQQLKGQPVEFTWQSEEGISLVAVLRKGPTESLIQGLHTSLFRAEKRIGLVLFGKGNIGSRWLELFAREQITLSARTGFEFVLAGVVDSRRSLLNYEGLDASRALAFFNDEAVEQDEESLFLWMRAHPYDDLVVLDVTASEQLADQYLDFASHGFHVISANKLAGASSTDKYRQIHDAFEKTGRHWLYNATVGAGLPVNHTVRDLIESGDSILALSGIFSGTLSWLFLQFDGTVPFTDLVDQAWQQGLTEPDPRVDLSGKDVMRKLVILAREAGYDIEPGAVRMESLVPAGCEEGSVDHFFENGDELNDQMVQRLEAAREMGLVLRYVARFEANGKARVGVEAVRPEHPLAALLPCDNVFAIESRWYRDNPLVIRGPGAGRDVTAGAIQSDINRLAKLL, from the coding sequence ATGAGTGTGATAGCGCAGGCAGGGGCGAAGGGTCGTCAACTGCACAAGTTTGGTGGTAGTAGTCTTGCTGATGTGAAGTGTTACCTGCGTGTCGCAGGGATCATGACAGAGTATTCACAGCCGGGTGACATGATGGTTGTCTCCGCGGCTGGCAGCACCACCAATCAGTTGATTAGCTGGCTGAAATTGAGCCAGACCGATCGCCTTTCTGCGCATCAGGTGCAACAGTCATTACGCCGTTACCAGAGCGAGCTGATTGCCGGCTTGCTGCCAGCGGACGTGGCGGACGGGCTGATTAGCGCCTTTACTCATGACCTTGAGCGTCTGGCTGCACTGCTGGACAGCGGCATTACCGATGCGGTGTATGCTGAAGTGGTCGGCCACGGTGAAGTGTGGTCTGCGCGCCTGATGGCTGCCGTGCTGCAACACCTTGGTGTGGACGCCGCCTGGCTCGATGCGCGTGACTTCCTGCGTGCCGAACGTGCCGCGCAGCCGCAGGTAGATGAGGGGCTGTCTTATCCGCTACTGCAACAGCTGCTGGTGCAACACCCCGGCAAACGCATTGTGGTGACAGGGTTTATCAGCCGCAGCAATGCAGGCGAAACCGTGCTGCTTGGGCGTAACGGTTCTGACTACTCTGCGACGCAAATCGGTGCGCTGGCGGGGGTTTCCCGCGTCACCATCTGGAGCGACGTGGCCGGTGTTTACAGCGCTGACCCGCGTAAAGTGAAAGATGCCTGCCTGCTGCCGCTGCTGCGTCTCGACGAAGCCAGTGAGCTGGCGCGTCTGGCGGCACCGGTTCTGCACGCCCGTACGCTGCAGCCGGTATCCGGTAGTGACATCGACCTGCAGCTTCGCTGTAGCTACACCCCGGATCAGGGTTCCACACGCATTGAACGCGTGCTGGCTTCTGGTACCGGGGCGCGTATCGTCACCAGCCACGACGACATCTGCCTGATTGAGTTCCAGGTGCCTGCCGGCCAGGACTTCAAGCTGGCGCACAAAGACATCGACCTGATCCTGAAGCGTGCGCAGGTGCGTCCGCTGGCCGTTGGCGTACACAATGACCGCCAGCTGCTGCAGTTCTGCTACACCGCTGAAGTGGCGGACAGCGCGCTGAAAATTCTTGATGAAGCGGGCTTGCCTGGCGAGCTTCGTCTGCGTCAGGGGCTGGCACTGATAGCGATGGTGGGCGCAGGCGTCACCCGTAACCCGCTGCACTGCCACCGTTTTTGGCAGCAACTGAAAGGCCAGCCAGTTGAATTTACCTGGCAGTCGGAAGAGGGCATCAGCCTGGTGGCCGTTCTGCGTAAAGGGCCAACCGAGAGCCTGATCCAGGGGCTACATACTTCCCTGTTCCGGGCGGAAAAACGTATCGGCCTGGTGCTGTTCGGTAAAGGTAACATTGGTTCCCGCTGGCTGGAGCTGTTTGCGCGCGAGCAAATTACGCTTTCGGCGCGTACCGGGTTTGAGTTTGTGCTGGCGGGCGTGGTGGACAGTCGTCGCAGCCTGCTGAACTATGAAGGTCTGGATGCCAGCCGTGCGCTTGCATTCTTTAATGATGAAGCCGTTGAGCAGGATGAAGAGTCGCTGTTCCTGTGGATGCGCGCGCACCCGTACGACGACCTGGTCGTGCTGGATGTTACGGCGAGTGAACAGCTTGCCGATCAGTACCTTGATTTCGCCAGCCACGGGTTCCACGTGATCAGCGCGAATAAGCTGGCGGGTGCAAGCAGCACGGATAAATACCGTCAGATCCACGATGCGTTTGAAAAAACCGGTCGTCACTGGCTCTATAACGCCACGGTGGGCGCGGGTCTGCCGGTTAACCATACCGTGCGTGATTTGATTGAAAGCGGTGACAGCATTCTGGCGCTGAGCGGCATCTTCTCCGGTACGCTCTCCTGGCTGTTCCTGCAGTTCGATGGCACCGTCCCGTTCACCGACCTGGTGGATCAGGCGTGGCAGCAAGGTTTAACCGAACCCGACCCACGCGTTGACCTGTCCGGTAAAGACGTGATGCGTAAGCTGGTGATCCTCGCGCGTGAAGCGGGCTATGACATTGAGCCTGGTGCTGTTCGCATGGAGTCGCTGGTGCCTGCGGGCTGCGAGGAAGGATCTGTCGATCACTTCTTCGAGAATGGTGATGAGCTGAACGACCAGATGGTGCAACGTCTGGAAGCCGCACGTGAGATGGGTCTGGTGCTGCGCTATGTGGCGCGTTTTGAGGCAAACGGCAAAGCGCGCGTGGGTGTGGAGGCGGTTCGTCCAGAACACCCGCTGGCCGCACTTCTGCCGTGTGATAACGTCTTTGCGATTGAAAGCCGTTGGTACCGTGATAACCCGCTGGTGATCCGTGGCCCGGGAGCAGGGCGCGATGTCACCGCCGGGGCGATCCAGTCCGACATCAATCGTCTGGCTAAGCTGCTGTAA
- a CDS encoding cystathionine gamma-synthase: MTRKQATIAVRSGLNDDEQYGCVVPPIHLSSTYNFTGFNEPRAHDYSRRGNPTRDVTQRALAELEGGAGAVLTNTGMSAIHLVTTVFLKPGDLLVAPHDCYGGSYRLFDSLAKRGCYRVLFVDQNDEQALKQALTEQPKLVLVESPSNPLLRVVDIAKICQLARDAGAISVVDNTFLSPALQNPLALGADLVLHSCTKYLNGHSDVVAGVVIAKDPDVVTELAWWANNIGVTASAFDSYLLLRGIRTLSPRMEAAQRNAQAIVDFLKTQPLVKKLYHPSLPENQGHEIAARQQKGFGAMLSFELDGDEQTLRRFLSGLSLFTLAESLGGVESLISHAATMTHAGMAPEARAAAGISETLLRISTGIEDSEDLIADLENGFRIAAKG, encoded by the coding sequence ATGACGCGTAAACAGGCCACCATCGCAGTGCGTAGCGGATTGAATGATGACGAGCAGTACGGCTGTGTTGTCCCGCCGATTCATCTTTCCAGTACTTACAATTTCACCGGATTTAATGAACCCCGTGCGCATGACTACTCGCGTCGTGGTAACCCTACGCGTGATGTTACCCAGCGCGCGCTGGCTGAGCTGGAAGGCGGTGCAGGGGCAGTGTTAACCAATACGGGGATGTCTGCCATTCACCTGGTGACGACGGTGTTCCTGAAACCGGGTGACCTGCTGGTTGCCCCGCATGACTGCTACGGCGGCAGCTATCGTCTGTTTGATAGCCTGGCAAAACGTGGCTGCTATCGCGTGCTGTTTGTCGATCAAAACGACGAACAGGCGCTGAAACAGGCGCTGACAGAGCAGCCGAAGCTGGTGCTGGTGGAAAGTCCAAGCAATCCATTGTTGCGTGTTGTCGATATTGCGAAAATTTGTCAGCTCGCAAGGGATGCAGGAGCGATAAGTGTAGTGGATAATACCTTCCTCAGTCCGGCCCTTCAGAACCCACTTGCACTGGGTGCAGATCTGGTATTGCATTCATGCACTAAATATCTGAACGGCCATTCTGACGTGGTAGCGGGCGTGGTGATTGCCAAAGATCCCGACGTTGTCACCGAACTGGCATGGTGGGCCAATAACATCGGCGTCACCGCAAGTGCCTTCGACAGCTATTTGTTGTTACGCGGTATTCGTACGTTGTCGCCGCGCATGGAAGCGGCGCAGCGTAATGCTCAGGCAATTGTCGATTTCCTGAAAACGCAGCCGCTGGTGAAGAAGCTTTATCACCCGTCGTTGCCTGAAAATCAGGGACATGAGATTGCCGCGCGCCAACAGAAGGGATTTGGTGCGATGTTAAGTTTTGAACTGGATGGCGACGAGCAAACGCTGCGTCGCTTCCTGAGCGGGTTGTCATTGTTTACGCTGGCGGAATCCTTAGGTGGGGTGGAAAGCTTAATCTCCCACGCCGCGACCATGACGCACGCAGGTATGGCACCAGAAGCACGTGCCGCCGCCGGTATTTCTGAGACGCTGCTGCGTATCTCTACCGGTATTGAAGATTCTGAAGATTTAATTGCCGATCTGGAAAATGGCTTCCGGATCGCAGCCAAGGGGTAA
- the metJ gene encoding Met repressor, with protein sequence MAEWSGEYISPYAEHGKKSEQVKKITVSIPLKVLKILTDERTRRQVNNLRHATNSELLCEAFLHAFTGQPLPNDDDLRKERSDEIPEEAKVIMRELGIDPDTWEY encoded by the coding sequence ATGGCTGAATGGAGCGGCGAATATATCAGCCCATACGCTGAGCACGGTAAGAAGAGTGAACAAGTAAAAAAAATTACGGTTTCCATTCCTCTGAAGGTGTTGAAGATCCTCACCGATGAACGCACGCGTCGTCAGGTGAACAACCTGCGTCACGCGACCAACAGCGAACTGCTGTGCGAAGCGTTTCTGCATGCATTTACCGGCCAACCGTTGCCGAACGATGACGATCTGCGCAAAGAGCGTAGTGATGAAATCCCGGAAGAGGCAAAGGTGATCATGCGTGAACTGGGTATCGACCCGGATACGTGGGAATACTGA
- the rpmE gene encoding 50S ribosomal protein L31, protein MKKDIHPKYEMITANCSCGNSIQIRSTVGHDLNLDVCGKCHPFYTGKQRDVATGGRVDRFNKRFSIPGAK, encoded by the coding sequence ATGAAAAAAGATATTCACCCTAAATACGAAATGATTACTGCAAACTGCTCTTGCGGTAACTCTATCCAGATCCGCTCCACCGTGGGTCACGATCTGAACCTGGACGTGTGCGGCAAATGCCACCCGTTCTACACTGGTAAGCAGCGTGATGTTGCAACCGGTGGCCGTGTTGACCGCTTCAACAAGCGTTTCAGCATCCCGGGCGCGAAATAA
- the priA gene encoding primosomal protein N' encodes MPVAHVALPVPLPRTFDYLLPDSMSAKAGCRVTVPFGKQQRVGIVVSVSDKSELPLNELKAVVEVLDSEPVFSTSTWRLLLWAADYYHHPIGDVLFHALPILLRQGKSASHAPMWYWFATEQGQAVDINSLKRSQKQQQALAALRQGKIWRHQVNELEVSETALQALRKKGLSELGSEAPALYDWRNNFSVSGDRLRLNTEQATAVGAIHSASDHFSAWLLAGVTGSGKTEVYLSVLENVLAQGKQALVMVPEIGLTPQTIARFRERFNAPVEVLHSGLNDSERLSAWLKAKNGEAAIVIGTRSSLFTPFKNLGVIVIDEEHDSSYKQQEGWRYHARDLAVYRAHSEQIPIILGSATPALETLHNVRQRKYHMLRLTRRAGNARPAIQHVLDLKGQQVQAGLAPALITRIRQHLQAGNQVILFLNRRGFAPALLCHDCGWIAECPRCDHYYTFHQAQRHLRCHHCDSQRPVPHQCPSCGSTHIVPVGLGTEQLEQALTPFFPDVPISRIDRDTTSRKGALEQQLAEVHRGGARILIGTQMLAKGHHFPDVTLVALLDVDGALFSADFRSAERFAQLYTQVAGRAGRAGKQGEVVLQTHHPEHPLLQTLLHKGYDAFAEQALAERQTMQLPPWTSHVIIRAEDHNNQQAPLFLQQLRNLLQASPLVDNQLWILGPVPALAPKRGGRFRWQILLQHPSRIRLQHIVSGTLALINTLPEARKVKWVLDVDPIES; translated from the coding sequence ATGCCCGTCGCTCACGTTGCCCTGCCCGTTCCGCTTCCCCGCACCTTTGACTATCTGCTGCCCGACAGCATGAGCGCCAAAGCGGGCTGTCGCGTGACCGTGCCGTTTGGCAAACAACAGCGCGTGGGGATTGTGGTTTCCGTCAGCGACAAGAGTGAGTTACCGCTTAATGAACTGAAGGCAGTTGTTGAGGTGCTGGACAGCGAGCCGGTTTTCTCCACCAGTACCTGGCGACTGCTGCTGTGGGCAGCGGATTACTATCACCATCCGATTGGCGATGTCCTGTTCCATGCGCTGCCCATTTTGCTGCGCCAGGGTAAGAGCGCCAGCCATGCGCCAATGTGGTACTGGTTTGCCACCGAGCAGGGGCAGGCCGTGGACATCAACAGCCTGAAGCGCTCGCAGAAACAACAGCAGGCGCTGGCAGCGCTGCGCCAGGGGAAAATCTGGCGGCATCAGGTCAACGAGCTTGAAGTCAGTGAAACCGCGCTGCAGGCATTAAGGAAGAAAGGGCTGAGTGAACTGGGTAGCGAAGCCCCCGCCCTTTACGACTGGCGAAACAACTTTTCTGTATCCGGTGACCGTCTGCGCCTGAATACCGAGCAGGCCACCGCCGTGGGAGCCATTCACAGCGCCTCCGATCATTTCTCCGCCTGGCTGCTCGCCGGCGTCACCGGCTCCGGTAAAACCGAAGTTTACCTGAGCGTGCTGGAAAATGTGCTCGCCCAGGGCAAACAGGCGCTGGTGATGGTGCCGGAGATCGGCCTGACGCCACAAACCATCGCCCGCTTCCGCGAACGTTTCAATGCCCCCGTTGAAGTTCTGCACTCTGGTCTGAACGACAGCGAGCGTCTCAGCGCCTGGTTGAAAGCCAAAAACGGCGAAGCGGCGATTGTGATTGGCACCCGTTCGTCACTGTTTACGCCATTTAAAAACCTCGGCGTCATCGTGATAGATGAAGAACACGACAGTTCCTATAAACAGCAGGAGGGCTGGCGCTATCATGCCCGCGATCTGGCTGTGTATCGCGCCCATAGTGAGCAAATCCCTATTATTCTGGGTTCCGCCACCCCGGCACTTGAAACATTGCACAATGTTCGTCAGCGCAAATACCATATGCTGCGCCTGACGCGTCGCGCGGGGAATGCGCGCCCGGCCATTCAGCATGTTCTGGATCTGAAAGGCCAGCAGGTTCAGGCGGGGTTAGCACCTGCGCTAATCACCCGCATACGCCAGCATTTACAGGCGGGCAACCAGGTCATTTTATTTCTTAACCGCCGCGGATTTGCCCCGGCACTGCTCTGCCACGACTGCGGCTGGATAGCAGAATGCCCGCGCTGTGACCACTACTACACCTTCCATCAGGCCCAGCGGCATTTGCGCTGCCATCACTGCGACAGCCAGCGCCCGGTACCGCACCAGTGTCCGTCGTGCGGTTCAACGCATATTGTGCCGGTCGGTCTGGGGACGGAGCAGCTGGAACAGGCGCTTACGCCCTTCTTTCCTGACGTTCCCATTTCGCGTATCGACCGGGACACCACCAGCCGCAAAGGTGCGCTGGAACAACAGTTAGCCGAAGTGCATCGCGGTGGCGCGCGCATCCTCATTGGTACCCAGATGCTGGCCAAAGGGCACCACTTCCCGGACGTCACGCTGGTCGCCCTGCTGGACGTGGACGGAGCACTGTTCTCCGCAGATTTCCGTTCAGCCGAACGCTTTGCCCAGCTTTATACCCAGGTTGCCGGACGTGCCGGACGCGCCGGAAAGCAAGGCGAAGTGGTACTGCAAACGCACCATCCCGAGCATCCGCTACTGCAAACCTTACTGCATAAAGGTTATGACGCATTCGCTGAACAGGCACTTGCTGAACGCCAGACAATGCAGCTTCCCCCGTGGACCAGCCACGTCATCATCCGGGCTGAAGACCATAACAACCAGCAGGCTCCTCTTTTCCTGCAGCAATTGAGAAATCTCCTGCAGGCCAGCCCGCTGGTGGATAATCAGCTGTGGATTTTAGGCCCGGTTCCTGCACTGGCTCCTAAACGCGGCGGACGTTTTCGCTGGCAGATTTTGCTCCAGCACCCTTCACGTATCCGCTTACAACATATCGTCAGCGGCACGCTGGCACTGATCAACACACTGCCGGAAGCACGGAAAGTGAAGTGGGTTCTCGACGTCGATCCGATTGAAAGCTGA
- a CDS encoding DNA-binding transcriptional regulator CytR, translated as MKSRKEVATATMKDVAQKAKVSTATVSRALMNPDKVSQATRNRVEQAALEVGYFPQAMGRNVKRNESRTILVIVPDICDPFFSEIIRGIEVTAAEQGYLVLIGDCAHQNQQEKTFIDLIITKQIDGMLLLGSRLPFDASIEEQRNLPPMVMANEFAPELELPTVHIDNLTAAFNAVNYLQELGHKRIGCIAGPEEMPLCHYRLQGYVQALRRTGVTVDPHYIARGDFTFEAGGQALEKLLALPEPPTAVFCHSDVMALGALSYAKRRGLRIPKDLSIIGFDNISLSEFCDPPLSTVSQPRYDIGREAMLLLLDQLHGQAVSSGSRLLDCELIVRGTTQALT; from the coding sequence TTGAAGTCCAGGAAAGAGGTTGCTACTGCGACCATGAAAGACGTTGCCCAAAAAGCGAAAGTCTCTACGGCAACAGTGTCCCGCGCATTAATGAACCCGGACAAAGTCTCCCAGGCAACCCGCAACCGGGTGGAACAGGCGGCGCTGGAAGTGGGGTATTTCCCGCAGGCGATGGGGCGTAACGTTAAGCGCAATGAATCGCGCACCATTCTGGTGATTGTGCCGGACATTTGCGATCCCTTCTTCAGCGAGATTATTCGCGGTATCGAAGTGACGGCGGCTGAGCAAGGTTATCTGGTGCTGATTGGCGACTGTGCCCACCAGAACCAGCAGGAAAAAACCTTTATCGACCTCATCATCACCAAACAGATCGACGGCATGCTGCTGCTCGGCTCTCGTTTGCCGTTTGATGCCAGTATTGAAGAACAGCGTAATTTACCGCCGATGGTGATGGCCAACGAATTCGCGCCAGAGTTGGAACTGCCGACCGTTCATATCGATAACCTGACCGCCGCATTCAACGCCGTGAACTATCTCCAGGAGCTGGGGCATAAGCGTATTGGCTGCATTGCCGGGCCGGAAGAGATGCCGCTGTGTCACTACCGCCTGCAGGGCTACGTTCAGGCGCTACGCCGCACGGGCGTCACTGTCGATCCACACTACATCGCGCGTGGCGATTTCACCTTTGAAGCCGGTGGACAAGCGCTGGAAAAACTTCTGGCACTGCCTGAACCGCCTACTGCCGTGTTCTGTCACAGTGACGTGATGGCACTGGGTGCATTATCGTATGCCAAACGTCGCGGCCTGCGCATACCAAAAGATTTATCGATTATTGGTTTCGATAATATTTCGCTTTCAGAATTTTGCGATCCACCGCTCTCAACCGTCTCGCAGCCACGCTATGACATTGGTCGTGAAGCTATGCTTCTTTTGCTGGATCAACTGCATGGTCAGGCAGTTAGCAGCGGCTCACGGTTGCTGGACTGCGAACTGATTGTTCGTGGCACGACTCAGGCATTGACTTAA
- the ftsN gene encoding cell division protein FtsN has translation MVAIAAAVLVAFIGGLYFITHHKKEESEALQGNKVAGNGLPPKPEERWRYIKELESRQPGVRAPTEPSAGGEVVNPNQLTDEQRQLLAQMQADMRQQPTQLNEVPWNEQTPEQRQQTLQRRQAQQQIQQQQLAQTQPVQQPRTQPRVTEQPYQQPQQQTRTVQSQPVQQQPKTQPQKQTAQPYQDLLQTPAHTTAQQPKTQQAAPVTKETEAPKQTAEKKDERRWMVQCGSFKGAEQAETVRAQLAFEGFDSRITTNNGWNRVVIGPVKGKENADGTISRLKMAGHTNCIRLASGG, from the coding sequence ATGGTCGCTATTGCTGCGGCTGTACTGGTGGCCTTTATTGGCGGTCTGTACTTTATTACTCACCATAAAAAAGAAGAGTCTGAGGCCCTTCAGGGCAACAAGGTTGCCGGGAATGGTCTGCCGCCAAAACCGGAAGAGCGCTGGCGTTATATTAAAGAGCTGGAAAGCCGCCAGCCAGGCGTTCGCGCACCGACTGAACCGTCCGCCGGTGGTGAAGTGGTGAACCCCAACCAGCTCACCGACGAACAGCGCCAACTGTTGGCACAAATGCAGGCCGATATGCGCCAGCAACCTACGCAGTTGAACGAAGTGCCGTGGAACGAACAAACGCCGGAGCAGCGTCAGCAAACGCTGCAGCGACGTCAGGCCCAGCAACAGATTCAACAACAGCAGTTGGCGCAAACTCAGCCAGTACAGCAGCCTCGTACGCAGCCGCGAGTGACGGAACAACCGTACCAGCAGCCGCAACAACAGACGCGTACGGTGCAGTCGCAGCCTGTTCAACAGCAGCCAAAGACTCAGCCGCAAAAGCAAACGGCTCAGCCTTATCAGGATCTGTTGCAAACACCTGCGCATACCACCGCGCAACAGCCGAAAACGCAGCAGGCCGCACCGGTCACCAAAGAGACCGAAGCGCCGAAGCAAACGGCTGAGAAGAAAGACGAACGTCGCTGGATGGTTCAGTGTGGCTCGTTTAAAGGTGCAGAACAGGCCGAAACGGTACGTGCTCAGCTGGCGTTTGAAGGCTTTGATTCCCGCATAACCACCAACAATGGCTGGAATCGCGTGGTGATTGGCCCGGTCAAAGGCAAAGAAAATGCGGATGGCACGATCTCTCGTCTGAAGATGGCAGGTCACACAAACTGCATTCGACTCGCCTCCGGGGGTTGA
- the hslV gene encoding ATP-dependent protease subunit HslV, with protein MTTIVSVRRNGQVVIAGDGQATLGNTVMKGNVKKVRRLYNDKVIAGFAGGTADAFTLFELFERKLEMHQGHLVKAAVELAKDWRTDRMLRKLEALLAVADETASLIITGNGDVIQPENDLIAIGSGGPYAQAAARALLENTDMNARDIAVKALDIAGDICIYTNHNHTIEELPSKA; from the coding sequence GTGACAACAATTGTAAGTGTACGCCGTAACGGCCAGGTGGTGATTGCCGGTGATGGCCAGGCCACGCTGGGTAATACCGTCATGAAAGGCAACGTGAAAAAAGTCCGTCGTTTATATAACGACAAAGTGATCGCCGGTTTTGCGGGCGGCACGGCTGATGCCTTCACGCTGTTTGAACTGTTTGAACGTAAACTGGAAATGCACCAGGGTCATCTGGTGAAAGCCGCCGTTGAGCTGGCGAAAGACTGGCGTACCGATCGTATGCTGCGCAAGCTCGAAGCGCTGCTGGCCGTGGCCGATGAAACTGCCTCACTGATTATCACCGGTAACGGTGACGTTATTCAGCCGGAAAACGACCTGATTGCCATCGGCTCTGGCGGCCCTTATGCCCAGGCTGCGGCCCGTGCGCTGTTGGAAAATACCGACATGAACGCGCGTGATATCGCAGTGAAAGCGTTGGATATTGCAGGAGATATCTGCATCTATACCAACCACAACCACACCATCGAAGAATTACCGTCTAAAGCGTAA
- the hslU gene encoding ATP-dependent protease ATPase subunit HslU: MSEMTPREIVSELNKHIIGQDNAKRSVAIALRNRWRRMQLDEELRHEVTPKNILMIGPTGVGKTEIARRLAKLANAPFIKVEATKFTEVGYVGKEVDSIIRDLTDSAIKMVRVQAIEKNRFRAEEMAEERILDVLIPPAKNNWGQAEQQSEPSAARQAFRKKLREGQLDDKEIEIDLAAAPMGVEIMAPPGMEEMTSQLQSMFQNLGGQKQKARKLKIKEAMKLLIEEEAAKLVNPEELKQDAIDAVEQHGIVFIDEIDKICKRGNASGPDVSREGVQRDLLPLVEGCTVSTKHGMVKTDHILFIASGAFQIASPSDLIPELQGRLPIRVELQALTTEDFERILTEPNASVTVQYKALMATEGVNIDFTEDGIKRIAQAAWQVNETTENIGARRLHTVLERLMEDISYDASDLNGQSITIDAEYVGKHLDALVADEDLSRFIL; the protein is encoded by the coding sequence ATGTCTGAAATGACCCCACGCGAAATTGTCAGCGAACTGAACAAACACATTATTGGCCAGGATAACGCTAAGCGTTCTGTGGCCATCGCCCTGCGTAACCGCTGGCGTCGTATGCAGCTTGATGAAGAGCTGCGCCACGAAGTCACACCGAAAAACATTCTGATGATCGGCCCGACCGGTGTCGGTAAAACCGAAATCGCCCGTCGTCTGGCGAAACTGGCTAACGCACCCTTCATCAAAGTTGAAGCCACCAAGTTCACCGAAGTGGGCTATGTGGGTAAAGAAGTGGACTCCATCATCCGCGATCTGACCGATTCCGCGATCAAGATGGTGCGTGTCCAGGCTATCGAGAAAAACCGCTTCCGCGCCGAAGAGATGGCCGAAGAGCGTATTCTCGACGTGCTGATCCCACCAGCAAAAAACAACTGGGGCCAGGCTGAACAGCAGTCTGAACCTTCGGCGGCGCGTCAGGCTTTCCGCAAAAAACTGCGTGAAGGTCAGCTGGACGACAAAGAGATTGAGATCGATCTCGCTGCTGCGCCAATGGGTGTGGAAATCATGGCTCCTCCGGGCATGGAAGAGATGACCAGCCAGTTGCAGTCCATGTTCCAGAACCTGGGTGGCCAGAAGCAGAAAGCGCGTAAGCTGAAAATCAAAGAAGCGATGAAGCTGCTGATTGAAGAAGAAGCGGCGAAGCTGGTGAACCCGGAAGAGCTGAAGCAAGATGCTATCGATGCGGTTGAGCAGCACGGTATCGTGTTTATCGACGAAATCGACAAGATCTGTAAGCGCGGCAACGCGTCCGGCCCGGACGTCTCCCGCGAAGGCGTACAGCGCGACCTGCTGCCGCTGGTTGAAGGCTGCACCGTCTCCACCAAGCACGGTATGGTAAAAACGGACCACATCCTGTTTATCGCTTCCGGTGCGTTCCAGATTGCCAGCCCGTCTGACCTGATCCCGGAACTGCAGGGTCGTCTGCCGATCCGCGTTGAACTGCAGGCGCTGACCACCGAAGATTTCGAACGTATCCTGACCGAGCCAAACGCGTCGGTGACCGTACAGTACAAAGCACTGATGGCCACCGAAGGCGTGAATATCGACTTTACCGAGGACGGTATCAAACGTATCGCCCAGGCCGCATGGCAGGTCAACGAAACCACCGAGAACATTGGTGCGCGTCGTCTGCACACGGTGCTGGAACGCCTGATGGAAGATATCTCTTATGATGCGAGCGACCTTAACGGTCAAAGCATTACCATTGACGCAGAGTATGTGGGTAAACACCTGGATGCGTTAGTGGCAGATGAAGATCTGAGCCGTTTTATCCTATAA